The Thiogranum longum genome includes a region encoding these proteins:
- the glp gene encoding gephyrin-like molybdotransferase Glp, translating to MNDTTKDCCADPSQKLLSVEQGRQRILDAVPVIADHEQLHLRAALNRVLAEPVVSAIDVPPFANSAMDGYAIRHEDCSTASPCTLNIIGTSFAGTPFTGEVKAGQCIRIMTGAVMPDGADTVLMQETVERDGEKIQFDPAGVKAGQHVRYAGEDTRTGQSVLEPGKVLGPAELGLLASVGVGEIRVWRRLRVAFFSTGDELASIGTPLQAGQIYDSNRYALYGLLSNAGIDFHDLGVIPDQREAVRDAFRQAADMADLVLTSGGVSVGEADFVTETLEELGEINFWRMAMKPGKPLAFGKLDDAVFFGLPGNPVSAMVTFYQFVLPAIRKMGGIQMREPLVFEARCANPLKKAPGRTEFQRGVLQHSMDGSWQVSTTGLQGSHVLRSMSLANCFILLPAESTGASEGENVLVQPFCDLGEQ from the coding sequence ATGAACGACACCACCAAAGACTGCTGCGCCGATCCGTCACAAAAACTGCTCAGCGTTGAACAGGGCCGCCAGCGTATTCTCGACGCCGTACCCGTCATCGCAGATCATGAGCAACTGCATTTACGTGCTGCATTGAACCGCGTACTGGCCGAACCCGTAGTTTCAGCCATCGATGTACCACCGTTTGCAAACTCGGCCATGGATGGCTATGCCATACGCCACGAAGACTGCTCAACGGCATCACCCTGCACATTGAATATAATCGGCACATCGTTTGCAGGCACTCCCTTTACAGGCGAAGTAAAAGCGGGCCAATGTATCCGCATCATGACAGGTGCAGTCATGCCGGATGGAGCAGATACTGTTTTGATGCAGGAAACGGTCGAGCGCGATGGCGAAAAGATTCAGTTTGACCCGGCCGGGGTAAAAGCAGGACAGCACGTGCGCTATGCCGGCGAGGACACCCGCACTGGCCAGAGTGTGCTCGAACCGGGCAAGGTGCTGGGTCCGGCCGAACTGGGTTTGCTGGCATCGGTCGGCGTCGGTGAAATCCGTGTCTGGCGCAGGCTGCGTGTAGCTTTCTTCTCGACCGGCGATGAACTTGCCAGTATCGGCACGCCTTTGCAGGCCGGCCAGATCTATGACAGCAACCGCTATGCACTGTACGGCCTGCTGAGCAATGCCGGGATCGATTTCCATGACCTCGGCGTTATCCCGGACCAGCGCGAAGCCGTGCGTGATGCTTTCAGGCAGGCCGCCGATATGGCGGACCTGGTACTGACCTCCGGTGGTGTATCCGTCGGCGAAGCCGACTTTGTCACCGAAACACTGGAAGAGCTGGGTGAAATCAACTTCTGGCGCATGGCCATGAAACCGGGCAAACCACTGGCGTTTGGCAAACTGGACGACGCGGTTTTTTTCGGGCTGCCGGGAAACCCGGTATCGGCAATGGTGACCTTTTACCAGTTTGTTTTGCCCGCCATTCGCAAGATGGGTGGCATACAGATGCGCGAGCCACTGGTTTTTGAAGCACGTTGTGCCAACCCGCTAAAAAAGGCACCTGGCCGCACGGAATTTCAGCGTGGCGTACTTCAACACAGTATGGATGGCAGCTGGCAGGTATCGACAACCGGGCTACAAGGGTCGCATGTACTCAGATCCATGAGCCTGGCCAATTGCTTTATTCTGCTCCCGGCGGAGAGCACCGGTGCCAGTGAAGGCGAGAATGTACTGGTTCAGCCCTTCTGTGATCTCGGGGAGCAATAA
- the trxA gene encoding thioredoxin has product MATIELTKDNFKETIENNDIVFLDFWASWCGPCQSFAPVFEAASEANPDIAFGKVDTEAQPELAANFQVRSIPMLAILREGIMVFSQAGALPASALDQLIEQVRALDMEKVRADIAEQQAGKSEQ; this is encoded by the coding sequence ATGGCGACGATTGAACTCACGAAGGATAATTTCAAGGAAACGATCGAGAACAATGATATTGTATTTCTCGATTTCTGGGCATCGTGGTGCGGTCCCTGTCAGAGTTTTGCCCCGGTATTTGAAGCAGCGTCAGAAGCCAATCCCGATATTGCCTTCGGCAAGGTGGATACCGAGGCCCAGCCGGAACTGGCTGCGAATTTCCAGGTACGCTCCATTCCCATGTTGGCAATCCTGCGTGAGGGAATCATGGTGTTTTCCCAGGCCGGCGCCTTGCCAGCCTCTGCGCTCGACCAGTTAATTGAGCAGGTCAGGGCGCTGGACATGGAAAAGGTACGTGCCGATATCGCTGAACAGCAGGCTGGCAAGAGCGAGCAGTAA
- a CDS encoding GGDEF domain-containing protein, with product MGATNLSGIEAAGVHKILSMLDALRHSQTGSVIYRQVERMLDDVVDNQHVVERAYVTLINQLLSAYLNHLREGSPLQVQVRLLQARLQPPLTAGDLEILRDYVELYATQIEAIRNLDSGLFQNAVNPLLESFGIIDTQPVAEVPAQETPVEAEPVPEPVEIAEPEAAAPVEQAYTEARQSAEPPSARLDRVDVEEEHEWPFSRADDRAEARRAEEQQEQDSGEVHPDQSDQDESIPLEQGTAVADENQVDNTYRSHLDSKRRDIQKLQSTLNEQVKGTIAQNEEFGVLLEVVLGELRHAGEGKELEDLRWTLIREIEKLTKGHHDLAEKLDNTHHYLQLIESDSRQLSDELTRVRLLSLTDELTGLPNRRAFLRRIEDEVARVQRYGFPLSLALIDLDHFKQINDKYGHAGGDEVLQLYSKSILSIFRHHDLVARYGGEEFAVLLPNTDAEGSMRALTKVRKRAQETRWQANGEMIPIPTFSSGVSLYKPGETASAFIERADKALYRAKRLGRNRVELDATYSGDTESEHDEPSSSDDQSGERHQRGDN from the coding sequence ATGGGCGCAACAAATCTCAGTGGGATTGAAGCGGCTGGTGTGCACAAGATATTGAGCATGCTGGATGCGCTGCGCCATTCGCAGACCGGGAGTGTTATCTACCGGCAGGTCGAGCGCATGCTCGATGATGTGGTTGATAACCAGCATGTTGTCGAGCGTGCCTACGTCACCTTGATCAACCAGTTGCTGAGCGCCTATCTTAACCATCTCCGGGAGGGGTCCCCGTTACAGGTGCAGGTGCGCTTGCTTCAGGCCCGCCTCCAGCCTCCACTGACGGCAGGTGACCTGGAAATCCTGCGTGATTATGTCGAGCTTTACGCTACCCAGATCGAAGCGATTCGTAACCTTGATTCAGGCCTTTTCCAGAATGCAGTCAATCCGCTGCTGGAGTCATTCGGCATTATCGATACACAGCCTGTCGCAGAGGTGCCCGCACAGGAAACGCCTGTCGAAGCTGAACCGGTTCCTGAGCCCGTCGAGATTGCTGAGCCTGAAGCAGCTGCACCCGTCGAGCAGGCCTATACCGAAGCAAGACAATCGGCTGAGCCGCCGTCTGCCCGGCTGGACCGGGTAGACGTCGAAGAGGAGCACGAATGGCCGTTCAGTCGTGCTGATGATCGCGCCGAGGCGCGCCGGGCGGAAGAACAGCAGGAGCAGGATTCAGGCGAAGTGCACCCCGACCAGTCTGACCAGGACGAATCCATACCCCTGGAACAGGGCACAGCCGTTGCAGATGAAAACCAGGTCGATAACACATACCGCAGTCACCTGGATTCAAAACGCCGTGATATCCAGAAACTCCAGTCAACACTGAACGAACAGGTGAAAGGTACCATTGCGCAGAACGAGGAGTTCGGGGTGCTGCTGGAAGTTGTCCTCGGCGAACTGCGTCATGCCGGTGAAGGCAAGGAGCTGGAAGACCTTCGCTGGACCCTGATTCGCGAGATCGAAAAGCTGACCAAGGGCCATCATGATCTTGCCGAGAAGCTGGACAATACACATCATTACTTGCAATTGATCGAATCTGACAGTCGTCAGCTCAGTGACGAACTGACGCGTGTCAGGCTGCTCAGTCTTACCGATGAATTGACCGGGTTGCCGAACCGACGTGCCTTCCTGCGTCGTATCGAGGATGAAGTTGCGCGTGTGCAGCGCTATGGTTTCCCGCTGTCGCTGGCATTGATTGACCTCGACCATTTCAAGCAGATCAACGACAAATATGGCCATGCAGGCGGCGATGAAGTGTTGCAATTGTATTCCAAGAGCATTCTTTCCATCTTCCGGCATCATGACCTGGTGGCACGCTATGGCGGGGAAGAGTTTGCTGTGTTGTTACCCAATACTGATGCAGAAGGGTCGATGCGCGCCCTGACCAAGGTAAGAAAGCGTGCCCAGGAAACTCGCTGGCAGGCGAATGGCGAGATGATTCCGATTCCGACTTTTTCTTCCGGTGTATCCCTGTACAAGCCGGGTGAGACCGCGAGTGCGTTTATCGAACGTGCAGACAAGGCCTTGTATCGGGCCAAACGGCTGGGCCGTAACCGGGTTGAACTTGATGCGACCTATAGCGGGGATACCGAGTCTGAACATGATGAACCATCATCGTCGGATGACCAGTCCGGTGAACGTCACCAGCGTGGCGATAACTGA
- the adk gene encoding adenylate kinase, whose product MRIILLGGPGAGKGTQANFIKERYGIPQISTGDMLRAAVKAGTPLGIEAKKVMDAGGLVSDDIILGLVKERIAQDDCKNGFLLDGFPRTLAQAEALREQGIDIDAVVEIDVDDEEIIKRMSGRRVHPDSGRTYHVVFNPPKVEGKDDVTGEPLVQRDDDKEETVRKRLQVYHEQTEPLIGYYSRWADEGGPGAPRYIRVPGVGKVEEIRDAIFSALG is encoded by the coding sequence ATGAGAATTATTTTACTGGGCGGCCCCGGTGCGGGCAAAGGTACGCAGGCCAACTTCATCAAGGAACGCTACGGAATTCCGCAGATCTCCACGGGCGATATGTTACGCGCTGCAGTCAAGGCGGGAACTCCGCTCGGTATCGAGGCCAAAAAAGTGATGGATGCCGGTGGCCTGGTTTCTGACGACATAATCCTGGGCCTGGTCAAGGAGCGCATTGCCCAGGACGACTGCAAGAACGGTTTCCTGCTCGATGGTTTTCCACGCACACTCGCGCAGGCAGAGGCGCTGCGCGAACAGGGTATTGATATTGACGCGGTCGTTGAAATTGATGTCGATGACGAGGAAATCATCAAACGCATGAGTGGTCGTCGTGTGCACCCGGACTCGGGGCGTACCTACCATGTGGTTTTCAATCCACCGAAAGTGGAGGGCAAGGACGATGTCACCGGTGAGCCGCTGGTGCAGCGAGACGATGACAAGGAAGAAACGGTGCGTAAGCGTTTACAGGTTTACCATGAACAGACGGAACCCCTGATCGGCTACTACTCCAGATGGGCGGATGAAGGTGGCCCGGGTGCGCCGCGTTATATTCGTGTTCCCGGTGTCGGTAAAGTCGAGGAAATTCGCGACGCAATTTTCTCGGCGCTCGGCTGA
- a CDS encoding DUF2201 family putative metallopeptidase — protein MSDDIETKLSAARTRLILDRPFLGALVLRLPMHATKPERCRTIGTDVRALYYNPEYISQLSLDQTQFVLAHEALHCALSHFARRQHRVKQRWDVACDLAINPLLIQDGLKPPPGVLLRSGFEGMMAEEIYPFIEEDTEEETHDDHLYDQENNSKGSSSGGSSSEDDSRSGDGSSQDNDSEPEQGGQPQPLSETEQEQLAVQWRQRLAGAAQQAKQAGKLGAAMMRLVDHLLQPQLPWRMLLARYMTAAARDDYSYQRPSRREGDAILPTLKSAQVNVAVVLDTSGSVNDTEMMEFVTEIDAIKGQIRARLMLHACDAALCKNGPWIYEPWEAFTLPEGIYGRGGTRFVPVFEWLDHIDQKPDLLVYFTDAQGEFPKTEPAYPVLWLVKGKAKVPWGQRIQLN, from the coding sequence ATGTCAGACGATATCGAAACCAAACTCAGTGCTGCACGCACCCGGTTAATCCTTGACCGGCCGTTTCTCGGTGCGCTGGTATTGCGTCTGCCAATGCATGCGACAAAACCGGAGCGCTGCCGGACGATCGGTACCGATGTGCGCGCGCTTTACTACAACCCCGAATACATCAGCCAGCTATCGCTGGATCAAACCCAGTTCGTACTCGCACACGAGGCGTTGCATTGTGCCCTGTCGCATTTTGCCCGTCGCCAGCACCGCGTCAAACAGCGCTGGGATGTGGCCTGCGACCTGGCGATTAATCCCCTGTTGATCCAGGACGGCCTGAAGCCACCCCCCGGCGTGCTGTTGAGAAGCGGGTTCGAAGGCATGATGGCCGAGGAAATCTATCCTTTTATCGAAGAGGATACCGAGGAAGAAACGCATGACGACCACTTGTATGACCAGGAAAATAATTCAAAGGGATCTTCATCTGGCGGGTCTTCATCGGAAGATGATTCTCGATCCGGGGATGGGAGCAGCCAGGATAATGATTCCGAACCGGAACAGGGTGGTCAGCCGCAGCCACTGAGCGAGACAGAGCAGGAGCAGCTTGCCGTGCAATGGCGTCAGCGACTTGCAGGTGCGGCGCAACAGGCCAAGCAGGCAGGCAAGCTGGGCGCAGCCATGATGCGGCTGGTCGATCACCTGCTACAACCTCAACTGCCATGGCGCATGTTACTGGCACGTTACATGACAGCCGCTGCACGCGATGACTATAGCTACCAGCGTCCGTCAAGACGCGAGGGCGACGCCATACTGCCTACTCTGAAGAGTGCCCAGGTCAACGTGGCTGTGGTGCTGGACACCAGCGGTTCTGTCAACGATACCGAGATGATGGAATTTGTCACCGAAATTGATGCTATCAAGGGCCAGATTCGTGCCCGGCTGATGTTGCATGCCTGTGATGCGGCGTTATGCAAAAACGGGCCGTGGATTTACGAGCCCTGGGAAGCCTTTACGCTGCCTGAAGGCATTTATGGCCGGGGTGGTACACGCTTTGTCCCGGTTTTCGAGTGGCTGGATCATATCGATCAAAAGCCTGACTTGCTGGTGTACTTCACCGATGCACAGGGTGAATTTCCCAAAACAGAGCCCGCCTATCCTGTGCTTTGGTTGGTCAAGGGCAAGGCCAAAGTGCCCTGGGGTCAGAGAATCCAGCTCAACTGA
- a CDS encoding AAA family ATPase, which produces MRPLQLLTILETEFESVQHGQHTPVMLWGPPGVGKSQIVAQIAARHEVPVIDIRLSQMEPTDLRGIPFRTGDSVEWAVPAMLPDSERHGEKGILFLDEITSVPPSVSAAAYQLILDRRLGAYEVPEGWAIFAAGNRQGDRGVTYSMPAPLANRFSHYELDVNLDDWVAWAYANGIDERLIAFLRFRPELLFEFDPAHNPVAFPSPRSWEFAHRALQKFGSNSAVLVEALQACVGPAAGIELHAFVDNLDKLPDIDAITRGEKVGVPKETDLQYAVASALVGRAIRVRDDEDAEKIFGNIIDYAGFFPQREMGVMLISDMHRAIGQDLFQVPQFSRWAKAVADVMLFDM; this is translated from the coding sequence ATGCGCCCATTGCAGCTTTTAACGATCCTTGAAACAGAATTCGAGAGTGTTCAGCACGGCCAGCACACGCCGGTAATGCTGTGGGGGCCACCCGGTGTCGGGAAGTCCCAGATTGTCGCCCAGATTGCCGCCCGCCACGAGGTGCCGGTGATTGATATCCGGTTGTCGCAAATGGAGCCGACCGACCTGCGGGGCATCCCTTTCCGTACCGGCGACAGTGTCGAATGGGCAGTGCCAGCCATGCTTCCGGACAGCGAACGCCATGGCGAAAAAGGGATTTTGTTTCTTGATGAAATAACGTCCGTACCCCCCAGCGTATCGGCGGCCGCGTATCAGCTGATCCTGGACCGTCGGCTGGGAGCCTACGAGGTCCCGGAGGGATGGGCGATTTTTGCTGCGGGCAACCGCCAGGGTGATCGCGGTGTGACCTACAGCATGCCGGCGCCATTGGCCAACCGTTTCTCACACTACGAGCTGGACGTGAATCTCGATGATTGGGTCGCCTGGGCCTACGCCAATGGCATAGACGAACGTCTGATTGCTTTTCTGCGGTTCCGGCCGGAATTGTTGTTTGAATTCGACCCGGCCCATAACCCGGTGGCCTTTCCTTCGCCGCGCTCCTGGGAGTTTGCACACCGTGCGCTGCAGAAGTTTGGCAGTAACTCTGCCGTACTGGTGGAAGCCCTGCAGGCGTGCGTGGGGCCGGCTGCCGGAATTGAACTGCATGCCTTTGTCGATAACCTCGACAAGCTGCCGGACATCGATGCCATAACGCGGGGTGAAAAAGTCGGTGTACCGAAGGAAACCGACCTGCAGTATGCCGTAGCGTCGGCGTTGGTGGGTCGCGCCATCCGTGTTCGTGATGACGAGGACGCAGAAAAAATCTTCGGTAATATCATCGATTATGCAGGCTTCTTCCCCCAGCGCGAAATGGGTGTGATGCTGATTTCCGATATGCACCGTGCCATCGGGCAGGACCTGTTCCAGGTGCCACAGTTTTCCAGGTGGGCCAAGGCTGTCGCTGATGTGATGCTGTTCGATATGTAG
- a CDS encoding response regulator translates to MPSQDISFTRLLLCSSDRGKLEPLRKRFSAAGIQVDCVTRAEDARQLLWQHHYDGIAIDLLLADRDGISFAMELRQEHPRTSVLVISTTRETEKKDSGPDWLSRSADYARLIFALKQAGQRAAGRPPKILHIEDDDSLADLVQNTIGNQTQLFRARSAQEAQIAMALRDYDLALIRTDVPQTNISWRNTLTVSQPLEISTDPHDDPVLNILNNLRRPAFIHQPAYC, encoded by the coding sequence ATGCCTTCACAAGACATCAGTTTTACGCGCCTTTTACTTTGCTCGTCCGACAGGGGAAAACTCGAACCACTCCGCAAACGCTTTAGTGCCGCTGGCATCCAGGTGGATTGTGTGACGCGAGCAGAGGATGCCCGGCAACTGCTCTGGCAGCATCACTATGACGGCATCGCCATAGATCTGTTACTGGCAGATCGTGACGGTATTTCTTTTGCCATGGAACTGCGGCAGGAACACCCCCGCACCTCCGTTCTGGTTATTTCCACCACGCGCGAAACCGAAAAGAAAGACAGTGGCCCTGACTGGCTGTCACGTTCCGCGGATTATGCCCGTCTGATTTTTGCCCTGAAGCAGGCCGGTCAACGTGCCGCCGGCAGACCTCCCAAAATTCTTCATATCGAAGATGACGACAGCCTGGCAGACCTGGTACAAAACACGATTGGCAACCAGACCCAGCTGTTCCGTGCCAGGTCAGCGCAGGAAGCACAGATCGCCATGGCGCTACGAGACTATGACCTGGCATTGATCCGTACCGATGTTCCACAGACCAACATCAGCTGGCGGAACACACTGACAGTTAGCCAACCACTCGAGATCAGCACAGATCCGCACGATGATCCGGTACTCAATATTCTTAACAACCTGCGTCGCCCTGCTTTCATCCACCAACCCGCGTATTGTTAA
- a CDS encoding NUDIX domain-containing protein, which produces MNRPETPLLTVDIIIELAGHPEHPIVLIERKYEPYGWALPGGFVDVGETLEQAARREAMEETSLQVTLTALLGCYSDPARDRRGHTVSAVYVATAHGTPKAQDDAAALALFDPEKCPPLAFDHALIIKDYLVFRETGQPAPLRG; this is translated from the coding sequence GTGAATCGGCCGGAAACACCGTTGTTGACGGTAGACATTATTATCGAACTGGCCGGCCATCCAGAGCACCCCATTGTTTTAATAGAACGCAAGTATGAACCTTATGGGTGGGCCTTGCCCGGTGGTTTTGTCGATGTCGGGGAAACACTGGAACAGGCGGCGAGGCGCGAGGCGATGGAAGAAACTTCGCTACAGGTTACGCTGACAGCGTTGCTTGGATGTTATTCTGATCCTGCCCGTGATCGTAGAGGGCACACGGTAAGTGCTGTTTACGTGGCAACGGCGCACGGTACTCCGAAAGCGCAGGATGATGCGGCAGCGCTGGCGTTATTCGACCCGGAAAAGTGCCCGCCGCTGGCGTTCGATCATGCATTGATTATCAAGGATTACCTGGTGTTCCGGGAAACCGGCCAGCCGGCGCCGTTACGTGGTTAA
- a CDS encoding RNA-binding S4 domain-containing protein, whose translation MSEPVRIDKWLWAARFYKTRSIAAHAVSGGKVQLNGDRVKPSRTVRVGDSLEINRNGLSWQIEVLILSARRGPASVAQALYQESEESVRKREAVTEQFRLASASTPRPQGKPDKKSRRQLRSLKW comes from the coding sequence ATGAGTGAACCGGTACGCATCGACAAATGGTTATGGGCTGCTCGTTTTTACAAAACGCGCAGCATTGCGGCACATGCTGTTTCCGGTGGCAAGGTGCAGCTCAATGGTGATCGTGTAAAACCGTCGCGAACTGTCAGGGTCGGAGACAGCCTGGAGATAAATCGTAATGGACTCAGCTGGCAGATCGAGGTGCTGATCCTGTCTGCGCGACGTGGTCCGGCCAGTGTGGCGCAAGCGTTGTACCAGGAGTCGGAAGAGAGTGTTCGCAAGCGCGAGGCCGTTACCGAGCAGTTCCGGTTGGCATCGGCCAGTACTCCACGCCCGCAGGGTAAACCTGACAAGAAGTCGCGGCGCCAGCTACGCAGTCTGAAATGGTAG
- a CDS encoding DsbA family oxidoreductase has protein sequence MASAEASGDVTEGAGKPSLKVTVFSDYICPFCYIGDLRLNRLREQFDLRVNWCAIEIHPGTSPDGQPIESLGYDSERWQAMMASLKDMAAQEGVLLKEHDFTTRSRSALLLAESAKLLGRDVFYHLHNALFEAFFVEGRNIGDRMVLEELARNAGMTDSQITAAWDEPESGEKLARYRQAALDLGVNATPTFFVGEQRLDGAVPYAQLLEAAHAASK, from the coding sequence GTGGCTTCAGCCGAGGCGAGTGGTGATGTAACAGAAGGGGCGGGCAAGCCGTCGTTGAAAGTCACGGTGTTCAGCGACTATATCTGCCCGTTCTGCTACATCGGGGATCTGCGCCTCAACCGCTTACGTGAACAGTTCGACTTGCGTGTTAACTGGTGTGCCATCGAGATTCACCCCGGCACATCACCGGATGGCCAGCCCATTGAGTCACTGGGTTATGACAGTGAACGCTGGCAGGCCATGATGGCATCGCTGAAGGACATGGCGGCACAGGAAGGCGTGCTTCTGAAGGAGCATGATTTCACAACCCGTTCGCGTTCGGCTCTGTTGCTGGCCGAGTCAGCCAAGCTGCTGGGGCGAGACGTTTTCTACCACTTGCACAATGCACTGTTCGAGGCATTTTTTGTGGAAGGTCGCAATATCGGTGACAGGATGGTTCTCGAGGAACTGGCGCGTAATGCCGGTATGACGGATAGCCAGATTACCGCGGCGTGGGATGAGCCTGAATCAGGCGAAAAACTGGCCCGGTACCGCCAGGCAGCACTTGATCTGGGTGTGAATGCTACCCCCACTTTTTTTGTGGGCGAGCAACGCCTGGATGGCGCCGTACCGTACGCGCAATTACTCGAAGCCGCACACGCTGCCAGTAAATGA